A section of the Caballeronia sp. M1242 genome encodes:
- a CDS encoding SCO family protein, whose translation MRQIVRRLFALLVCALALCACDKAPDFKNLDITGNKQFGSDFSLPDTTGKTRTLADFKGKAVVLFFGYTHCPDVCPTTLAELSQAMQQLGDKAKDVQVLMVTVDPARDTPNLLGQYVTAFNPSYIGLRPANDAELQKVAKDFRVYYARAAGKTPGDYTMDHTAASYVFDKDGELRLFARDGQGVEPWVHDLKLLTD comes from the coding sequence ATGAGGCAGATCGTCCGTCGGCTGTTCGCGCTGTTGGTCTGCGCGTTGGCCTTGTGCGCATGCGATAAGGCGCCCGATTTCAAGAACCTGGACATCACCGGCAACAAGCAGTTCGGCAGCGACTTTTCGTTGCCGGATACGACCGGAAAGACGCGCACGCTTGCCGACTTCAAAGGCAAGGCGGTCGTGCTGTTCTTCGGCTACACGCATTGCCCGGACGTTTGCCCGACGACGCTCGCGGAACTGTCGCAAGCCATGCAGCAACTCGGCGACAAGGCAAAGGACGTGCAAGTGCTGATGGTCACCGTCGATCCTGCGCGCGATACGCCCAACCTGCTCGGCCAGTACGTGACCGCGTTTAATCCGAGCTACATCGGTTTGCGCCCGGCCAATGACGCTGAACTGCAGAAGGTCGCGAAGGACTTCCGCGTGTACTACGCGAGGGCGGCAGGCAAGACGCCCGGCGACTACACGATGGATCACACCGCCGCGAGCTACGTGTTCGACAAGGACGGAGAGCTGCGGCTTTTCGCCCGCGACGGACAAGGCGTCGAACCGTGGGTCCACGATCTGAAGTTGCTGACCGACTGA
- a CDS encoding YciI family protein: MYVINLRYTGALAEIDDALEEHRLFLERYFAAGVFVMAGPKVPRDGGVIIASGIERARLDEIIAEDPFARQQLAHYEIIEFKATRLAPGWSLPQPSKP; encoded by the coding sequence ATGTATGTGATCAACCTGCGATACACCGGCGCGCTCGCGGAAATCGACGATGCGCTCGAAGAACATCGCCTCTTCCTCGAACGCTATTTCGCGGCGGGCGTTTTCGTGATGGCGGGGCCGAAGGTTCCGCGCGACGGCGGGGTGATCATTGCGTCGGGCATCGAACGCGCGCGGCTCGACGAGATCATCGCGGAAGATCCGTTCGCCCGGCAGCAACTCGCGCATTACGAGATCATCGAATTCAAAGCGACGCGTCTTGCGCCGGGATGGAGCCTGCCGCAGCCGTCGAAGCCATAA
- a CDS encoding cytochrome C oxidase subunit I, whose amino-acid sequence MPSQRPTTADKPRTPPKGSWISGRWMLVLLALVCAAPVIASYLMYYVFKPAGGTSSYGALIDPQRPIPSQLVVTDEKGQAMPLKSLEGKWLMITVNGSACDEQCVTRLYYMRQVRVLQSAERDRVVNVWLRTDDKPVADVIKTAYPQPDTRMLIADPRAVADWLPVADGGSITDHIYLVDPNGNLMMRFPKNPDPKKINADLAKLLKWSRIG is encoded by the coding sequence ATGCCATCTCAACGTCCCACGACTGCCGACAAGCCCCGCACGCCCCCGAAAGGATCATGGATCAGCGGGCGCTGGATGCTCGTGCTGCTCGCGCTCGTCTGCGCGGCGCCGGTCATCGCTTCCTATCTGATGTACTACGTGTTCAAGCCAGCGGGCGGCACATCGAGCTATGGCGCGCTGATCGACCCGCAGCGGCCGATTCCTTCGCAACTCGTCGTCACCGACGAGAAAGGGCAGGCCATGCCGCTCAAGTCACTCGAAGGCAAGTGGCTGATGATCACCGTCAACGGCAGCGCTTGCGACGAGCAATGCGTCACGCGTCTCTATTACATGCGGCAAGTGCGCGTGCTGCAATCGGCGGAACGCGACCGCGTGGTCAACGTCTGGCTGCGCACGGATGACAAGCCCGTGGCCGATGTCATCAAGACGGCGTATCCGCAGCCGGACACGCGCATGCTGATCGCCGATCCGCGCGCGGTCGCGGACTGGCTGCCGGTCGCTGACGGCGGCAGCATCACGGACCACATCTATCTGGTGGACCCGAACGGCAATCTGATGATGCGCTTCCCGAAGAATCCCGATCCCAAGAAGATCAACGCGGATCTGGCGAAGCTGCTGAAGTGGTCGCGGATCGGCTAA
- a CDS encoding SIS domain-containing protein has product MLTEALESADVVAAQLADTSRIEALAVKLAEQPRHVALTVARGSSDHAASYFASLTMSRIGVPVASLPMSVATLQQAPLRVSGQLAVAFSQSGKSPDLVGTMQALREAGAFTVAAVNVAGSPLENACEYYLPLLAGPELSVAATKSYIAMLSLSAIVIAHVQRDAELLNALKSLPDALRAAGKLDWTRAVDELKGVDRMIVVGRGLGLAIAQEAALKLKETSGIQAEAFSSAEVRHGPMEIIDRDYPLLVFAPRGPEQAGLIQLAADMRARGARVLLAAPDDVPGAELPLVATDHPALDPIAAILSFYVMAAGLAAARGRNPDAPRHLNKVTETH; this is encoded by the coding sequence ATGCTCACTGAGGCGCTGGAGTCCGCGGATGTCGTCGCGGCCCAACTCGCCGATACCTCGCGCATCGAGGCGCTCGCCGTGAAACTCGCGGAGCAGCCGCGTCACGTCGCGTTGACCGTCGCTCGCGGCAGTTCGGACCACGCCGCCAGTTATTTCGCCAGCCTGACGATGAGCCGCATCGGCGTGCCGGTCGCGTCGCTACCGATGTCCGTCGCCACGTTGCAGCAAGCGCCGCTGCGCGTGTCCGGCCAGCTTGCCGTGGCGTTCTCGCAGTCGGGCAAGAGCCCGGATCTCGTCGGCACCATGCAGGCGTTGCGCGAAGCGGGCGCATTCACCGTCGCGGCCGTCAACGTCGCCGGCTCGCCGCTGGAAAACGCCTGCGAATACTATCTGCCGCTGCTCGCCGGACCGGAGCTTTCGGTTGCCGCGACCAAGAGCTATATCGCGATGCTGTCGCTGTCGGCCATCGTGATCGCGCACGTTCAGCGCGACGCCGAACTGCTGAACGCGCTGAAGTCGCTGCCGGATGCGCTGCGCGCGGCGGGCAAGCTCGACTGGACGCGCGCCGTGGATGAACTGAAGGGCGTCGACCGCATGATCGTCGTCGGGCGCGGCCTCGGGCTCGCCATCGCACAGGAAGCGGCGCTCAAGCTGAAGGAAACGTCCGGCATTCAGGCCGAAGCGTTCTCGAGCGCGGAAGTGCGTCATGGTCCGATGGAGATCATCGACCGCGACTATCCGCTGCTCGTGTTCGCGCCGCGCGGGCCGGAGCAGGCGGGTCTCATCCAGTTGGCCGCGGACATGCGCGCGCGCGGCGCGCGCGTGTTGCTCGCAGCACCCGACGACGTGCCCGGCGCCGAGTTGCCGCTCGTCGCCACCGACCACCCGGCGCTCGATCCGATCGCCGCGATCCTTTCGTTCTACGTGATGGCCGCGGGTCTTGCCGCCGCGCGCGGGCGCAACCCCGACGCGCCGCGCCACCTGAACAAGGTCACCGAAACCCATTGA
- a CDS encoding MetQ/NlpA family ABC transporter substrate-binding protein gives MQRRNMLKGLAAVVASAAFVTSLSAHADDKVIKVGTISGPDAQIWQVVQKVAKREGLNVKVVEFNDYVQPNAALDAGDLDANSFQHQPYLDSQIKQRGYKIVSAGLTYISPLGVYSKKLKSLKDLAQGAKVAVPNDPSNENRALLLLQSQGVIKLKAGAGANGNNATALDVAENPKKIKLVELDAAQLPRTLADVDAAAINTNFALAAGLQPTKDAIALEDVHSPYANLIAVRTKDKDQPWVKKLVAAYQSDDVRQFLKSEFKGSVVPSF, from the coding sequence ATGCAGCGCAGAAATATGCTTAAAGGCCTGGCAGCCGTCGTCGCGTCGGCCGCGTTCGTCACGAGTCTCTCGGCACACGCCGACGACAAGGTCATCAAGGTCGGCACCATCAGCGGCCCTGACGCTCAGATTTGGCAAGTCGTGCAGAAGGTCGCCAAACGCGAGGGCCTCAACGTGAAGGTGGTCGAGTTCAACGACTACGTTCAGCCGAACGCCGCGCTGGACGCCGGCGATCTCGATGCGAACAGCTTTCAGCATCAGCCGTATCTGGACAGCCAGATCAAGCAGCGCGGCTACAAGATCGTGAGCGCGGGACTCACCTACATCTCGCCGCTCGGCGTGTACTCGAAGAAGCTGAAGTCGCTGAAGGACTTGGCGCAAGGCGCGAAGGTCGCGGTGCCGAACGATCCGTCGAACGAGAATCGCGCGCTGTTGCTTCTGCAGTCGCAAGGCGTCATCAAGCTGAAGGCGGGCGCGGGTGCGAACGGCAACAACGCGACGGCGCTCGATGTCGCGGAGAATCCGAAGAAGATCAAGCTGGTGGAACTCGACGCCGCGCAATTGCCGCGCACGCTTGCTGATGTGGACGCCGCCGCCATCAATACGAACTTCGCGCTGGCTGCGGGCCTGCAGCCGACGAAAGATGCGATCGCGCTCGAAGACGTGCATAGCCCGTACGCGAACCTGATCGCGGTGCGCACGAAGGACAAGGATCAGCCGTGGGTGAAGAAGCTGGTCGCCGCGTACCAGTCCGACGACGTGCGCCAGTTCCTGAAGAGCGAGTTCAAGGGCTCGGTTGTGCCTTCGTTCTAA
- a CDS encoding GntR family transcriptional regulator, which translates to MRGNWKNLTPDERSDTPLYLQLAARLASAIHAGTWSAGEALPSERTLSEGVGVSRITARKAIALLVEQGLIRRVRGAGNFITPRVEDPLSRLTGFTRKMEQRGFLPDSVWLGRGLRPANREESVHLGLSPGAVVASLRRLRRADGIVMAVEHSTLPAWLVPDPLLIGASLYRYLEERGQAVVRALQHFRAVNASAEVARLMDVAPGAALLVITRIGYSAQRRAIELTNTYCRDDYYDFVAELHR; encoded by the coding sequence ATGAGAGGAAATTGGAAGAATCTCACCCCGGACGAACGCAGTGATACGCCGCTTTATCTCCAGCTTGCCGCGCGTCTGGCTTCGGCCATTCACGCAGGCACATGGTCGGCGGGAGAGGCGCTGCCTTCGGAGCGCACGTTGTCGGAGGGCGTCGGCGTATCGCGTATCACGGCGCGCAAGGCAATCGCTTTGCTCGTCGAACAAGGGTTGATCAGGCGCGTGCGCGGCGCGGGCAATTTCATCACGCCGCGCGTCGAAGATCCGTTGTCCCGACTGACCGGCTTCACGCGCAAGATGGAGCAGCGCGGTTTCCTGCCCGATTCTGTGTGGCTCGGCCGCGGACTGAGGCCCGCGAATCGCGAGGAGAGCGTGCATCTGGGTTTGTCGCCCGGCGCGGTCGTCGCGAGTCTCAGGAGATTGCGGCGGGCGGACGGCATCGTGATGGCCGTCGAGCATTCCACGCTGCCTGCTTGGCTTGTGCCGGACCCGCTGCTCATCGGCGCGTCGCTGTACCGGTATCTGGAGGAGCGCGGTCAGGCAGTGGTGCGCGCGTTGCAGCACTTTCGCGCGGTGAACGCGAGCGCCGAAGTCGCCCGGCTGATGGACGTCGCGCCCGGCGCCGCGCTGCTCGTGATCACGCGCATCGGTTATTCGGCGCAACGGCGGGCGATCGAACTAACGAATACGTATTGCCGCGACGACTACTACGACTTCGTCGCGGAGTTGCATCGATGA
- a CDS encoding SURF1 family protein, which yields MKIRFWPTLVILIVVAVTVRLGFWQRDRAHQKEALNARITAFANAPATRVGVDPIPLQSVEFHRVQARGEFMPERVVYLDNRPYNDQPGFYVVMPLKLEGGGYVLVNRGWLPRNLADRTGIEPYETPKGVVDVEGIARANPSQAFELGTGGSAGHQQIRQNLSIPAYAAETGLAFQPFVIQQTNDTHDRLVRDWRAPTMGVERNYGYMLQWWGMAAAAVGFGLYAARRAAKKDDTRLVDDSDDEAAGHA from the coding sequence ATGAAGATTCGCTTCTGGCCCACGCTCGTCATCTTGATCGTCGTTGCCGTGACGGTGCGCCTCGGATTCTGGCAGCGCGACCGCGCGCATCAGAAAGAGGCGCTCAACGCGCGCATCACGGCCTTCGCGAATGCGCCGGCCACGCGCGTGGGCGTCGATCCGATTCCGCTGCAATCCGTCGAATTCCACCGGGTGCAGGCGCGCGGCGAGTTCATGCCGGAGCGCGTCGTCTATCTCGATAATCGTCCATATAACGACCAGCCGGGCTTTTATGTCGTGATGCCGCTTAAACTCGAGGGCGGCGGCTACGTGCTCGTCAATCGTGGATGGCTGCCGCGCAATCTGGCTGATCGCACAGGGATCGAGCCGTACGAGACGCCGAAGGGCGTCGTCGACGTCGAAGGCATTGCCCGCGCCAATCCGTCGCAGGCGTTTGAACTGGGAACGGGCGGGTCGGCCGGGCACCAGCAGATTCGCCAGAATCTCAGCATTCCGGCCTATGCCGCCGAAACCGGGCTCGCGTTTCAGCCGTTCGTGATCCAGCAGACGAACGACACGCACGACCGGCTCGTGCGCGACTGGCGCGCGCCGACGATGGGCGTCGAGCGCAATTACGGCTACATGCTCCAGTGGTGGGGCATGGCCGCCGCCGCCGTGGGCTTCGGGCTGTATGCCGCCCGCCGCGCCGCGAAGAAAGACGACACGCGTCTCGTAGACGACTCCGACGACGAAGCCGCCGGCCACGCTTGA
- a CDS encoding heme A synthase, translated as MSYVLQLGMIGLCIALLPLSFVWVKADDNKFRKLVWLTTFLTLDLIMFGGFTRLTDSGLGCPDWPGCYGTSSPFIAHAQIAAAYQAMPTGPVSMVKAWIEMLHRYFAMAIGVLIIAQVIIAWTARIKRRPLHVSPWWPTGILLLICLQGAFGAWTVTLKLQPVIVTTHLLLGLALLGALGWLAARQTPIPSLDPAAARWMPAALFGLALLVVQIALGGWVSTNYAVLACTDFPLCNGQWIPPMNFEHGFHLWRALGMTGEGDVISQDALVAIHWTHRTFAVVVVLYLLWLAARLRRFESLRKPANGVLAVIVIQFLTGMSNIVLQWPLPIAVAHNGGAAILLLLLVMLNFRISSSRPGRAALPARDVVSA; from the coding sequence ATGAGTTATGTATTGCAGTTGGGGATGATCGGCTTATGCATTGCGCTGCTGCCGCTGTCCTTCGTCTGGGTAAAAGCCGATGACAACAAGTTCCGCAAGCTCGTCTGGCTGACCACGTTTCTGACGCTCGATCTGATCATGTTCGGCGGCTTTACGCGCCTGACCGATTCCGGCCTCGGCTGCCCGGACTGGCCGGGCTGCTACGGCACGTCGTCGCCGTTCATCGCGCACGCGCAGATTGCTGCCGCATATCAGGCGATGCCCACCGGCCCGGTCAGCATGGTCAAGGCGTGGATCGAAATGCTGCACCGCTACTTCGCGATGGCGATCGGCGTGCTGATCATCGCGCAGGTCATCATTGCGTGGACGGCGCGCATCAAGCGTCGTCCGCTGCACGTGTCGCCGTGGTGGCCCACCGGCATCCTGCTGCTGATCTGCCTGCAAGGCGCGTTCGGCGCGTGGACCGTCACGTTGAAGCTGCAACCGGTCATCGTCACGACGCATTTGCTGCTCGGACTCGCGCTGCTCGGCGCGCTCGGCTGGCTCGCGGCACGCCAGACGCCGATTCCGTCGCTCGATCCCGCAGCCGCGCGCTGGATGCCGGCCGCGCTCTTCGGCCTCGCGTTGCTCGTGGTGCAAATCGCGCTCGGCGGCTGGGTGAGCACGAACTATGCTGTACTGGCCTGCACGGACTTTCCACTTTGCAACGGCCAATGGATTCCGCCGATGAACTTCGAACACGGCTTTCACCTGTGGCGCGCGCTCGGCATGACGGGCGAAGGCGATGTGATCTCGCAGGACGCGCTCGTCGCGATCCACTGGACGCATCGCACGTTCGCGGTCGTCGTCGTGCTGTATCTGCTGTGGCTGGCCGCGAGATTGCGCCGCTTCGAATCGCTGCGCAAGCCGGCGAACGGCGTGCTCGCGGTCATCGTCATCCAGTTCTTGACCGGCATGTCGAACATCGTGCTGCAATGGCCGCTGCCTATTGCCGTCGCCCATAACGGCGGGGCCGCGATCCTGCTGCTCCTGCTCGTCATGCTAAACTTTCGAATCTCTTCCAGCCGTCCCGGCCGCGCCGCGCTTCCCGCACGCGACGTCGTTTCAGCGTGA
- the cyoE gene encoding heme o synthase: MDSTTLNSPLGSRVSQYIALTKPRVTQLAVFCAVIGMFLSTPGMVPWTKLLGGGIGIWLLAGAAFAINCLVEQKVDAKMRRTAWRPSARGQITSTQILTFSAVLGGIGMWTLYRFTNPLTMWLTLATFVGYAVIYTLLLKPYTPQNIVIGGASGAMPPALGWAAVTGAVPGDAWILVLIIFVWTPPHFWALALYRRKDYENAGLPMLPVTHGEKYTLLNIFLYTIVLFAVTLMPFVSGMSGVVYLASAVGLGAVFLGYTWKLYREYSDALARKTFRYSIVYLSLLFGALLVDHYVRTVIGA; this comes from the coding sequence ATGGATAGCACGACACTCAATTCCCCTCTCGGCAGCCGCGTCTCGCAATACATTGCGCTGACGAAGCCGCGCGTCACGCAGCTCGCCGTGTTCTGCGCCGTCATCGGCATGTTTCTCTCGACGCCCGGCATGGTTCCGTGGACGAAGTTGCTCGGCGGCGGCATCGGCATCTGGCTGCTGGCGGGCGCGGCGTTCGCCATCAACTGCCTCGTCGAGCAGAAAGTGGATGCGAAGATGCGCCGCACCGCATGGCGTCCGTCGGCGCGCGGGCAAATCACGAGCACGCAGATTCTGACCTTCTCCGCGGTGCTCGGCGGCATCGGCATGTGGACGCTGTACCGCTTCACCAATCCGCTGACGATGTGGCTCACGCTCGCGACTTTCGTCGGCTACGCGGTCATTTACACGCTGCTGCTCAAGCCGTACACGCCGCAGAACATCGTGATCGGCGGCGCGTCGGGCGCCATGCCGCCCGCGCTCGGCTGGGCGGCGGTCACGGGCGCGGTGCCCGGCGACGCGTGGATACTCGTGCTCATCATCTTCGTCTGGACGCCGCCGCATTTCTGGGCGCTCGCGCTGTATCGCCGCAAAGACTACGAGAACGCCGGCCTGCCGATGCTGCCCGTCACGCATGGCGAAAAGTACACGCTGCTGAACATTTTTCTGTACACCATCGTGCTGTTTGCGGTCACGTTGATGCCGTTCGTTTCCGGCATGAGCGGCGTCGTGTATCTGGCAAGCGCGGTCGGACTCGGTGCGGTGTTCTTGGGCTACACGTGGAAGCTGTATCGCGAATACTCGGACGCCCTCGCGCGCAAGACCTTCCGCTATTCCATCGTGTATTTGTCGTTGCTCTTCGGCGCGTTGCTCGTCGATCACTACGTTCGCACGGTGATCGGCGCATGA
- a CDS encoding bifunctional helix-turn-helix transcriptional regulator/GNAT family N-acetyltransferase — MTEVRILHELAHERAHTAADLSRNLGLDTGYLSRLITNFQKLGLVVRRKNESDGRAHLLTMTPEAKAKVDELDLHVSSETASLLNALAPGEIEQLSLAMADIERLLSPASQVAPTRLRSPRCGDFGWMIERHAHLDVSDRASLSYEAHAARVVSRFLGAMQTNTPRIACWVAEQEGDARVGAALLTAASDGRASIELLFVEPGARRRGLGEQLVAACTNFAQGAGYASVVCRLDQAREDLCGLFMRTGFKAQQGVDASLVWERELRRIYAD, encoded by the coding sequence TTGACGGAAGTACGCATTCTTCACGAGCTCGCGCACGAACGCGCGCACACCGCCGCGGATCTGTCGCGCAACCTTGGGCTGGATACGGGATATCTCAGCCGTCTCATCACCAATTTCCAGAAGCTCGGTCTCGTCGTGCGCCGAAAGAACGAATCGGACGGCCGCGCGCATCTGCTCACCATGACGCCCGAAGCGAAGGCCAAGGTCGACGAGCTCGATCTGCACGTCTCCTCCGAAACGGCGTCGCTATTGAATGCGCTCGCGCCGGGCGAGATCGAGCAATTGTCGCTGGCCATGGCGGACATCGAGCGGCTGTTGTCGCCGGCTTCACAGGTTGCGCCCACGCGCCTGCGCAGTCCCCGCTGCGGCGACTTCGGCTGGATGATCGAACGTCACGCGCACCTCGACGTCTCGGACCGCGCGAGTCTCTCCTACGAGGCCCACGCAGCAAGGGTCGTGTCGCGCTTTCTCGGCGCCATGCAGACGAACACCCCGCGTATTGCGTGCTGGGTCGCGGAGCAGGAAGGCGACGCGCGCGTTGGCGCCGCGTTGCTGACCGCCGCTTCAGACGGCCGGGCGAGCATCGAGTTGTTGTTCGTGGAGCCGGGCGCGCGCCGCCGGGGTCTCGGCGAACAGCTCGTCGCCGCGTGCACGAACTTCGCGCAGGGCGCGGGCTACGCGAGCGTCGTGTGCCGGCTCGATCAAGCGCGCGAAGATTTGTGCGGGCTTTTCATGCGCACCGGATTCAAGGCGCAACAGGGCGTGGACGCAAGCCTCGTCTGGGAGCGCGAGTTGCGGCGCATCTACGCCGACTAG
- the nagA gene encoding N-acetylglucosamine-6-phosphate deacetylase, producing the protein MLKGNILTNDGWIHGTVRFENGRVTALEGHIADPTSNDAPYILPGFIDLHVHGGGGRDIMEGGDAADTVARQHAQHGTTSLLATTMTAPRDELMQVVAGLGEQAKRRAPSGARVLGVHLEGPYINPGKLGAQPDAAAIAVRDEVLKYLDLAPIRVVTIAPEISGHLDVISEMAARGVRVQLGHSLGTYDDAVNALKHGARGFTHLFNAMSPLHHRDPGMVGAALAHAEYAELIPDLLHVHPGAIRAAMRAIPRLYVVTDSTSAAGMPDGEYRLGSQHVTKCMGGVRLADGTLAGSTLTMDQALRNLVSLGIPLADVSNRLSRYPADYLGLEDRGRIARGAWADMVVLDRDFALTATYVEGESIVEYAH; encoded by the coding sequence ATGCTGAAAGGAAACATACTGACGAACGACGGCTGGATTCACGGCACCGTGCGTTTCGAGAACGGCCGCGTGACGGCGCTCGAAGGTCACATAGCCGATCCGACGTCGAATGACGCGCCGTACATCCTGCCGGGTTTCATCGACTTGCACGTGCACGGCGGCGGCGGCCGCGACATCATGGAAGGTGGCGACGCGGCCGATACCGTCGCGCGCCAGCACGCGCAACACGGCACGACTAGCCTGCTCGCCACGACGATGACCGCGCCGCGCGATGAACTGATGCAGGTCGTCGCCGGTCTCGGCGAACAAGCGAAGCGGCGCGCGCCGAGCGGCGCGCGCGTGCTGGGCGTGCATCTCGAAGGACCGTACATCAATCCGGGCAAGCTCGGCGCGCAGCCGGACGCCGCCGCCATCGCCGTGCGCGACGAAGTGCTCAAGTACCTGGATCTCGCGCCGATTCGCGTCGTGACCATCGCGCCGGAGATTTCGGGTCATCTCGACGTCATCTCCGAGATGGCGGCGCGCGGCGTGCGCGTGCAACTGGGCCATTCGCTCGGCACGTACGACGACGCCGTCAACGCGCTCAAGCACGGCGCGCGCGGCTTCACGCATCTCTTCAACGCGATGTCGCCGCTGCATCATCGCGATCCCGGCATGGTCGGCGCGGCGCTCGCGCATGCGGAGTACGCCGAACTGATTCCCGACCTGCTGCACGTTCACCCCGGCGCGATCCGCGCCGCCATGCGCGCCATTCCGCGACTCTATGTCGTGACCGACAGCACGTCGGCCGCCGGCATGCCGGACGGCGAATACCGCCTCGGCAGCCAGCACGTCACCAAGTGCATGGGCGGCGTGCGTCTCGCGGACGGCACGCTCGCAGGCAGCACGCTGACCATGGATCAGGCGCTGCGCAATCTCGTCTCGCTGGGCATTCCGCTCGCGGACGTTTCGAATCGCTTGTCGCGCTATCCCGCCGACTATCTCGGGCTCGAAGACCGCGGCCGCATCGCGCGCGGCGCGTGGGCCGACATGGTCGTGCTCGACCGGGACTTCGCGCTGACCGCCACTTATGTCGAAGGAGAATCGATTGTCGAATATGCTCACTGA